The Thermodesulfobacteriota bacterium genome includes the window CCTTACGCCGCCTCCAAGGCCGCCTCCGACCACCTCGTCCGGGCCTACCACCACACCTACGGACTGCCGGTGGTGACGACCAACTGCTCGAACAACTACGGGCCCTACCAGTTCCCGGAAAAACTCATCCCGCTTATCGTGCTTAACGCGCTGGAGGGGAAGGAGCTTCCAGTCTACGGGGACGGGCTTCAGGTGAGGGACTGGCTCTACGTACGGGACCACGCCATGGCGCTGGACACGGCACTGCGCAAAGGGAAGCCCGGCGAGACCTACAATATCGGCGGTGACAACGAGTGGAAGAACATAGACCTTGTGAAGCTCATATGCGCCATACTGGACGAGCTCGTCCCGGCTTCGCCCGACGTTCCCCACTCCTCACTCATAAAGTTCGTCACGGACCGTCCCGGCCACGACCGCCGCTACGCCATAGACGCCGCGAAGATAAAGGGGGAACTCGGCTGGGAGTCTCAATATCCGTTCGAGAGCGGGATAAGAGAGACCGTTAAATGGTACATCGAAAACCGTCCATGGTGCAACAGGGTGAGGACAGGGGAGTACATGGACTATTACGATAAGAACTATAAGGAGAGATGACGGCATGAACGTATGCATCATAGGCACGGGTTATGTGGGGCTCGTTACCGGGACCTGCTTCGCGGACTTCGGGGTCAACGTCACGTGCGTGGACAAGGACGCCGCCAAGGTGGAGATGCTCAGGAGAGGCGAGATACCCATATTCGAGCCGGGGCTGAAGGAGGTGGTCGATAAGAACCTCGCGGAAGGCCGCCTTTCCTTCACCACCGACCTTGCAAAGAGCATTCAGGATTCGCTCGTGATATTCATAGCCGTCGGGACACCGCAGGGTGATGACGGCTCGGCGGACCTCAGGTACGTCAAGGACGTGGCGGGCACCATCGCGGACAACCTCGTGGGCTACAAGGTGGTGGTCACCAAGAGCACGGTCCCGGTGGGCACGGGCGGCCTCATAGAGGGTATCATCCGGGAGAAGGTCGGTACGGACGGCAAGTTCGACGTCGTGTCAAACCCCGAGTTCCTGAGGGAGGGCTCGGCCGTCGAGGACTTCATGAGGCCAAACCGCGTGGTACTCGGCACGAGGAGCGAACAGGCCGTCGCCATACTGAAAGACCTCTACTCTCCCTTATACCTTATAGAAACCCCCTTCGTCATCACCGACGTGGAGACGGCCGAACTCATAAAGTACGCCTCCAACGCCTTCCTCGCCACCAAGGTATCCTTTATTAACGAAGTGGCGAATCTCTGCGAGAAGGTCGGCGCCGACGTTCATACCGTCGCAAGGGGCATGGGGCTCGACAAGAGGATAGGGCCCAAGTTCCTGCACCCCGGACCGGGCTACGGAGGGTCGTGCTTCCCGAAAGACACGCTTGCCATAACCTCCATAGCGAGGGACCACTCCTATACCTTCAGGATAGTGGAGGCGGCCATAGAGGTCAATACCGCGCAGCGGCGACTCATGGTGGAGAAGGTGGACGGCGCCGTTGGCGGCCTCTCGGGCAAGACAATCGGAGTACTCGGCCTTACCTTCAAGCCCAACACGGACGACATACGGGAGTCCCCGGCCGTGGACATAGTGCGCTCTCTGGTGGAGGGGGGGGCGAAGGTAAGGGCCTACGACCCTGTCGCCATGAAAAACGCCGGGGAGGTGCTGCCAGGCAGCGTCACCTACTGTAAAAACTCCTACGAGGCCGCAGACGGAAGCGATTGCCTCGTGATACTCACCGAATGGAACCAGTTCAGGAAGCTCGACCTGGAGAGGATAAAGAGGCTCTTGAAAAGCCCTCTGGTGGTGGACCTGAGGAATGTCTACACCCCCGAAGAGATGGAGAAGTCGGGCTTCAACTACGTCTCGGTGGGCAGGCCCCGGGCCTGACCTGAGTACCACCTATGGTGAATTGTCTTGACTATCGGCCTCTAAAGCGGTATATAGTTACAGGGTGACGGGTAAATTATATCTGGATAATCGCGGTAGTGTGGACTTCAAGGTCTACTTCTGGATTTTCGCCTTCTGCTTTGGGGTGTACGCCGGGTTCAAGTTCGTACCCATGTACTTCCATTACTACATGATGAAGTACGAGATCGCCTCCATCGCCAAACTGGCCCACAAGTACGAACCCAGCCGCGCTGGGGCTCTGGTGCTTAAAAAGGACATACTCCAGGTAGCGAACGAGTGGTACATCCCGGTCAACGAACGCAACCTGACGATCGAGTTAAGGATGCACAACGTGGATATAAAGCTTGAATACGAGGTCGAGTTGGATTTTTTCGGCAAGTATCAGCACGTGACCCCGTTTCGCATTCACAGCAGGGAGCGGATAGTACCGACCCGCTGAGATACGCGGGAACCGCACATAGCACACAAACCCTTTTAACTTAACCCCGAGAGGTTAAGAAGGGGAGAGATGAAGAGCGAAAATTCTAAAATCAGGGAAACCTCCGCATCCATCAAGGGTGTGGAGGTTTTTTTTGCGCGGGCGCATGCCCGCCTGAGCGGATAACGCGGGGAGCGAGAGATGGCAAAAAATAAAAAAACGGTAATGGACGGCAAGGCTATCGAGAGGGCCCTTGCCCGGGTATCCCACGAGATACTCGAGAGGAACGGCGGCACCGAAGGGCTCGTCATACTCGGCATACCCACCAGGGGATGGCACCTGGCAGGCCGCATAAAGGCCAAGATAGAGGAGATAGAGGGGGGGGAAGGGGGGGGGGTGCCGGTCGGCGCGCTGGACGCCACTCTCTACAGGGACGACATAGCGATAAAGGAGGCCCCGCCGCTCAAAAAGATGGACATACCGTTCTCCATTGACGGGAAGCTCGTGGTGATGGTGGACGACGTGCTCTTTACCGGTAGGACCATACGCGCCGCCATGAACGCGCTTATGGACTTCGGAAGGCCGATGGTCATCCAGCTCGCGGTGCTCGTGGACAGGGGGCACAGGGAGATACCCATAAAGGCCGACTACGTGGGCAAGAACATCCCCACCTCGCTCGGAGAGGGAGTAAAGGTCCACCTTGAAGAGGAAGACGGCATGAACGAGGTGGTGGTCACGCCCGCCGAGGGCGGTAAGGGAGGAAGGGGGGGGAGGGGGCAGGGATGAAGCTCGAGAAAAAAGACCTCCTCGGTATCGAGGAACTCACTAAAGAGGAGATAGAGCTCATCCTCTCAACGGCCGAGTCGTTCAAGGAGGTCTCGGAGAGGGACATAAAGAAGGTGCCCACGCTCCGGGGGAAGACCGTCATAAACCTCTTCTACGAGCCCTCGACCAGGACAAGGACATCTTTCGAGATAGCGGCAAAGAGGATGAGCGCCGACGCGATAAACATCTCCGTTGCGGCCAGTTCGGTAAAGAAGGGTGAGACCCTGAAGGACACCGCCCTTAACCTCGAGGCCATGAGGCCGGACTGTATCGTCATAAGGCACCCGGTGGCCGGCACGCCCGCGATGCTCGCCGGCTACCTCGACTCGGCGGTGATAAACGCCGGGGACGGCGCGCACGAGCACCCCTCGCAGGCGCTCCTGGATATACTTACCGTAAGGGAGAAGCTCGGGAGGATAGAAGGGGTAAAGCTCGTCATAGCCGGAGACATACTGCACTCTCGGGTCGCCCGCTCGAATATAATAGGTTTTACCAAGCTCGGGGCCGAAGTGCGGGTCTGCTCCCCGCCCACCATGATGCCGCCGGGCATAGAGGCGCTCGGATGCAAGGCCTTTACCGATATGGACGAGGCCATAAAGGACGCCGACGTTATAATGATGCTCCGGATTCAGCTCGAACGCCAGAAGAGTGCGTTCTTCCCCTCGGTGAGGGAGTACTCGCGCCTCTACGGCCTTAACGCCACACGGCTCAAGAAGGCGCCGAAAGACGTCATTATCCTCCACCCCGGCCCCATGAACCGGGGGGTGGAGATTTCCCCGGAGGTGGCCGACGGGCCGTGGTCTCTGATTCTCGACCAGGTAACTAACGGCCTGGCCGTCAGGATGGCCTTATTCTATCTACTGCTTGGCGGGCCTAAGCCAAATTACCCCAGAGAACGTCGGAAGCCGGACAGGGTATCGTTTGACGAAGGAGACGCGGCGTAATGAAAATGAAAAAACTCTTTATAAAGAACGGCAGGCTACTCGACCCGGCAACGGGCATTGACGGCAAGTTCGACATAGTCATAATGGACGGGCGCATAGCCTCAATGACCCCCCCCGGAAAAGGCGGCAAGGACACGGGGGGGGAAGGGGGGGAGGGGGGGGAGGGGGGCAAGGGCTCAGAGGTTATAGACGCGAAGGGGCTGCTCGTCGTCCCCGGCCTGATAGACCTGCACACCCACCTCCGGGAGCCGGGCTTCGAGTACAAGGAAACCATAGAGAGCGGCACGGCCGCCGCCGCTGCGGGAGGCTTTACCACCGTACTCTGCATGGCCAATACCGAACCGGTTAACGATAACGGCTCGGTCACGCGCCTTATAATAAGGAAGGCCGCGGACGCTCCGGCGAGGGTGTTGCCGGTCGGCGCCGTGAGTCAGGGGCTTCGGGGAAAGGTGCTGACCGAGATGGCCGAGCTAAAGGAAGCGGGCTGTGCGGCGGTATCCGACGACGGCATGCCCGTCACGGACGGCGGGCTTATGCGGAGAGCCCTTGAGTACTCGACCATCTTCGATCTGCCGGTAATAAGCCACGCCGAGGAGCTTTCCATCGCAGGGGAGGGGGTCATGAACGAGGGGGAGGTCTCAACGAGGCTCGGCCTTAAGGGTATACCCAACGCCTCGGAGGACTCGATGGTCGCCCGGGATATCGCGCTCGCCGAGCTCACCGGAGGCAGGCTGCACGTAGCGCACGTAAGTACGCGCGGGGCGGTGGAGCTTATAAGGGCGGCCAAGAAGCGCGGGGTCGCCGTAACGGCCGAGGCCACGCCGCATCACCTCACTCTCGACCATGGGGCGCTCAAGGGCTACGACACTAACTTCAAGATGAGCCCGCCGCTCAGGGTCCCCGAAGACGTCGAGGCCCTGAGGAAAGGAGTCGCCGACGGCACCATAGATTGCATCGCCACGGACCACGCACCGCACAGCTCGGTCGAGAAAGATGTCGAGTTCGACGCCGCGGCCAACGGGGTGGTGGGGCTTGAGACGGCCCTCGGGCTGGTCCTAAAACTCGTGGATGGAGGGGTCCTGGAGCTTGCGACCGCCATAAGGGCCATGACCTCGAACCCGGCCAGGGCAATGGGACTCGATGCCGGGAGTTTGAAGGTCGGAAGCCCCGCGGACGTCACAATCGTCGATTTGGGGCTGAAATGGACCGTGGAGCCGTCAAAATTCCGCTCAAAAGGGAAAAATACGCCCTTTACCGGCTGGAAGCTCAAAGGAGCGGCTGTTAAGACGATCCTCAACGGCAAAGTCGTCTACAGCAGGGCTAAAAAATAAGCTAACTTATTAACATTTACCTATAATTATATAAAACTTAAGGGTTTTTATGCCTAATCATAAAAAAGCAATCCTCGCTCTCGCCGACGGCACCGTGTTCGAGGGTTTTTCCTTCGGAGCGGAGGGCGAGACCGGCGGGGAGGTCGTCTTCAATACCTCGCTCACCGGCTATCAGGAGGTCCTGACCGACCCCTCCTACAGGGGGCAAATCGTGACCATGACCTACACCCAGCAGGGCAACTACGGCGTGAACCCGGAGGACGTCGAATCCCGGCACCCCTGGGTCGAGGGCTTTATCGTTAAGGAGTCTTGCCCCTATCCGAGCAGTTGGAGGTCAACAGGCACGCTCGACGGCTACCTCAAGGATAACGGGATCGTCGGCATAGCGGGGATAGACACCCGCGCGCTCGTCCGCCACATTCGCGACGAGGGCGCGATGGAGGGGGTTATATCCACGATTGACCTCGATGCCGCTTCGCTCGTCGAAAAAGCGAAAAAAAAGCCCGGCCTCGTGGGGAGGGATTTAGTTAAGGAAGTGACCTGTAAGGAATCGTATACTTGGGACGAGGGGCTGTGGGATATTGAAGACGGATTCTCCAAAGGTAATGGGAAGGGGAATAAGTATAAGGTCGTGGCCTACGACTTCGGTATGAAGAGGAATATCCTGCGTCACCTGGTGTCGGTGGGGTGCGATGTGACGGTGGTGCCGGCGACGACTACTGCCGAGGAGGTTTTGAAGATGAAGCCGGACGGCGTATTCCTCTCCAACGGCCCCGGAGACCCGGAGCCCGTCACCTACGCGCAGGAGAGCATACGGAAGCTTATCGGGAAGAAACCCGTCTTCGGCATATGCCTGGGGCACCAACTGCTTTCACTCGCCCTCGGCGGCAAGAGCTTTAAGCTCAAGTTCGGGCACAGGGGAGGGAACCAGCCGGTAAAGGATTTTAAGACCGGCAGGGTGGAGATAACCTCCCAGAACCACGGTTTCAGTATCGATATCGATTCAGTGCAGAAAGTAGCGGCAGTTACCCACATTAACCTTAACGACCAAACGGTCGAAGGTATAGAGCTAAAGGATAAGCCGGTCTTCTCGGTCCAGTACCACCCCGAGGCCTCCCCCGGCCCGCACGACGCGTCGTATCTCTTCAAGAGGTTTACGGGGATGATGGGGTGATGAAGTACGTGTAGTGTGAAAAGTTATGCCCAAACGTACCGACATAAATAAGATACTCCTCATCGGCTCGGGCCCTATCGTCATAGGGCAGGCGTGCGAGTTCGACTACTCGGGCACGCAGGCCTGCAAGGCGCTTAAGGAGGACGGCTACGAGGTCGTCCTCGTCAACTCCAACCCGGCCACCATAATGACCGACCCTAACTTCGCCGACCGTACCTACATCGAGCCCATTACCGCCGACATGGTCGAAAAGATTATCGCCCGCGAGAAACCCCAGGCGCTGCTTCCGACCATGGGCGGCCAGACCGCCCTTAACGTCTCGGTCGAGCTCGCCGAACGCGGCGTGCTCGATAAGTATAACGTCGAACTCATAGGCGCGAGTATCGAGGCCATAAAAAAGGCCGAGGACAGGGAGCTCTTTAAAAAGGCCATGCGTAAGATAGGGCTTGAAGTCCCAAGGAGCGTCTGCGTCAAGGGCTTTGAAAACGCCGTCGAAGCGATAGAGGGTTTCGGCTACCCGGTCATAATACGGCCTTCCTTTACGCTCGGGGGAACGGGCGGAGGCATAGCATATAACCGCGAAGAGTTCGAGGCCATGGCAAAGGGCGGAGTCGACGCGAGCCCCACCGACGAAATCCTCATAGAAGAGTCGGTCATAGGCTGGAAGGAGTTCGAGCTCGAAGTGATGCGCGACCGGATGGATAACGTCGTCATCATCTGCTCCATCGAGAACCTCGACCCCATGGGCGTCCACACAGGGGACTCCATAA containing:
- the rfbB gene encoding dTDP-glucose 4,6-dehydratase, with the protein product MGREGKNILITGGAGFIGSNTVRYMVEEYPGDKVVNLDSLTYAGNLENLEGLENRENYKFVKGDIADRPLVDKVFSEHKIDSVIHLAAESHVDRSIIAPEEFLTTNVMGTFTLLEAARNAWKEKGSKDRIFLHVSTDEVYGSLGEEGLFSEESPYMPNSPYAASKAASDHLVRAYHHTYGLPVVTTNCSNNYGPYQFPEKLIPLIVLNALEGKELPVYGDGLQVRDWLYVRDHAMALDTALRKGKPGETYNIGGDNEWKNIDLVKLICAILDELVPASPDVPHSSLIKFVTDRPGHDRRYAIDAAKIKGELGWESQYPFESGIRETVKWYIENRPWCNRVRTGEYMDYYDKNYKER
- a CDS encoding UDP-glucose/GDP-mannose dehydrogenase family protein; translation: MNVCIIGTGYVGLVTGTCFADFGVNVTCVDKDAAKVEMLRRGEIPIFEPGLKEVVDKNLAEGRLSFTTDLAKSIQDSLVIFIAVGTPQGDDGSADLRYVKDVAGTIADNLVGYKVVVTKSTVPVGTGGLIEGIIREKVGTDGKFDVVSNPEFLREGSAVEDFMRPNRVVLGTRSEQAVAILKDLYSPLYLIETPFVITDVETAELIKYASNAFLATKVSFINEVANLCEKVGADVHTVARGMGLDKRIGPKFLHPGPGYGGSCFPKDTLAITSIARDHSYTFRIVEAAIEVNTAQRRLMVEKVDGAVGGLSGKTIGVLGLTFKPNTDDIRESPAVDIVRSLVEGGAKVRAYDPVAMKNAGEVLPGSVTYCKNSYEAADGSDCLVILTEWNQFRKLDLERIKRLLKSPLVVDLRNVYTPEEMEKSGFNYVSVGRPRA
- the pyrR gene encoding bifunctional pyr operon transcriptional regulator/uracil phosphoribosyltransferase PyrR codes for the protein MAKNKKTVMDGKAIERALARVSHEILERNGGTEGLVILGIPTRGWHLAGRIKAKIEEIEGGEGGGVPVGALDATLYRDDIAIKEAPPLKKMDIPFSIDGKLVVMVDDVLFTGRTIRAAMNALMDFGRPMVIQLAVLVDRGHREIPIKADYVGKNIPTSLGEGVKVHLEEEDGMNEVVVTPAEGGKGGRGGRGQG
- a CDS encoding aspartate carbamoyltransferase catalytic subunit, coding for MKLEKKDLLGIEELTKEEIELILSTAESFKEVSERDIKKVPTLRGKTVINLFYEPSTRTRTSFEIAAKRMSADAINISVAASSVKKGETLKDTALNLEAMRPDCIVIRHPVAGTPAMLAGYLDSAVINAGDGAHEHPSQALLDILTVREKLGRIEGVKLVIAGDILHSRVARSNIIGFTKLGAEVRVCSPPTMMPPGIEALGCKAFTDMDEAIKDADVIMMLRIQLERQKSAFFPSVREYSRLYGLNATRLKKAPKDVIILHPGPMNRGVEISPEVADGPWSLILDQVTNGLAVRMALFYLLLGGPKPNYPRERRKPDRVSFDEGDAA
- a CDS encoding dihydroorotase, which codes for MKKLFIKNGRLLDPATGIDGKFDIVIMDGRIASMTPPGKGGKDTGGEGGEGGEGGKGSEVIDAKGLLVVPGLIDLHTHLREPGFEYKETIESGTAAAAAGGFTTVLCMANTEPVNDNGSVTRLIIRKAADAPARVLPVGAVSQGLRGKVLTEMAELKEAGCAAVSDDGMPVTDGGLMRRALEYSTIFDLPVISHAEELSIAGEGVMNEGEVSTRLGLKGIPNASEDSMVARDIALAELTGGRLHVAHVSTRGAVELIRAAKKRGVAVTAEATPHHLTLDHGALKGYDTNFKMSPPLRVPEDVEALRKGVADGTIDCIATDHAPHSSVEKDVEFDAAANGVVGLETALGLVLKLVDGGVLELATAIRAMTSNPARAMGLDAGSLKVGSPADVTIVDLGLKWTVEPSKFRSKGKNTPFTGWKLKGAAVKTILNGKVVYSRAKK
- the carA gene encoding glutamine-hydrolyzing carbamoyl-phosphate synthase small subunit, producing MPNHKKAILALADGTVFEGFSFGAEGETGGEVVFNTSLTGYQEVLTDPSYRGQIVTMTYTQQGNYGVNPEDVESRHPWVEGFIVKESCPYPSSWRSTGTLDGYLKDNGIVGIAGIDTRALVRHIRDEGAMEGVISTIDLDAASLVEKAKKKPGLVGRDLVKEVTCKESYTWDEGLWDIEDGFSKGNGKGNKYKVVAYDFGMKRNILRHLVSVGCDVTVVPATTTAEEVLKMKPDGVFLSNGPGDPEPVTYAQESIRKLIGKKPVFGICLGHQLLSLALGGKSFKLKFGHRGGNQPVKDFKTGRVEITSQNHGFSIDIDSVQKVAAVTHINLNDQTVEGIELKDKPVFSVQYHPEASPGPHDASYLFKRFTGMMG